One genomic region from Tachysurus fulvidraco isolate hzauxx_2018 chromosome 14, HZAU_PFXX_2.0, whole genome shotgun sequence encodes:
- the LOC113656237 gene encoding taste receptor type 1 member 1-like: protein MLRCVFLGCLLNIWAFLIFNKQECLAYEFTLPGDYKLGGIFSVHSASDVVVPKTPMALECYTQPFSMSAYQMFEVMRFAVEQINNSTTILPNVTLGYEIFDYCLKTRSFPSILDFISDNGRINVSAKQNKHNVIGLVGAYASSQSMSVAPLFMMDLIPMISYASSSYVLSNKWVYPSFLRTVPTNQDLIMVIIKLIQQFGWNWVAFISSNDAYSQNGLELFRSNIKDTSICLAFLYELNSMSNYSDILNKIDSLSINVIIVFTQELPAQKFIKTAIRINIRDKVWIAGDTWSMDETLISYPGIEQIGTIFGVTATTLNLPGFDEFVYQTRLSGENDYCVNCMDGEKCNQVCENCTSLNAEDIINQNPTYSFSIQAAVYAYAYALHQALNCRNESCDPPRNILPYELLDYLRKLSFTLQNQQIEFDRHGDPPASLAVVLWRPNKNPLFVMAATYESHPTIQFTLNSRAVPWSANGTVPYSNCSIQCDSGFKKVQTSVHKCCFQCEKCAAQTYINTSEDAYTCAPCEEGYWSDEKSIICKKRIIVFLDLKDPLCMLFLVCAVAFIAISIGLIILFGINYNTPVVKSAGGNMCFLMLFCLVLANIGVFFYFGVPDPVNCALRNVFFIFFYTICLSCMGVRSFQIVCVFKMAAQFPDVYHWWMKNNGQWLCINVYSFIQLIACGIWLLTGRPKPYNDSTSFKDQTILTCDMGSMVTSTLAWSCLWFLSIVCFCFSYMGKDLPKSYNEAKSITFSLLVFYLGWIAYFTAYIVFRGAYIQLFNAVAQLSSSYGIIFSFYMPRAYIIIFQPKKNTQAYFQSSIQTYTQTISRM, encoded by the exons ATGTTGCGTTGTGTGTTCTTAGGCTGCCTCTTGAACATTTGGGCTTTTTTGATTTTTAACAAACAAGAATGCCTGGCATATGAGTTTACCCTGCCCGGGGACTATAAACTCGGGGGAATTTTTAGTGTACATTCAGCCAGTGATGTTGTGGTACCGAAAACTCCTATGGCACTAGAATGCTACAC GCAGCCATTTTCAATGTCAGCTTATCAGATGTTTGAGGTGATGCGGTTTGCTGTGGAGCAGATTAATAACTCCACCACCATCCTGCCTAATGTCACTCTTGGTTATGAGATCTTTGATTATTGCTTAAAAACTCGGAGTTTTCCTTCAATCCTCGATTTTATCTCAGACAACGGACGAATAAATGTATCAGCCAAGCAGAACAAACACAATGTTATCGGTCTTGTGGGTGCATATGCAAGCTCTCAGTCTATGTCTGTTGCACCTTTGTTTATGATGGACCTCATTCCAATG ATTAGCTATGCATCCTCTAGCTATGTTCTAAGCAATAAGTGGGTCTACCCAAGTTTTTTAAGGACTGTACCAACCAATCAAGATCTAATTATGGTCATAATTAAGCTCATTCAGCAGTTTGGATGGAATTGGGTAGCTTTCATTAGCAGTAACGATGCATACAGTCAGAACGGCCTCGAATTATTTCGCAGTAACATTAAAGACACCAGCATCTGCTTGGCCTTTCTCTATGAACTTAATTCAATGTCCAATTATTCAGATATACTAAACAAGATTGACTCACTCAGCATCAACGTGATCATAGTCTTCACCCAAGAACTCCCTGCTCAAAAATTTATCAAAACAGCCATCAGGATCAATATTAGAGACAAAGTCTGGATAGCAGGTGATACATGGTCTATGGATGAAACACTTATCAGTTACCCGGGCATCGAGCAAATTGGGACTATTTTTGGTGTCACGGCAACAACACTGAATTTACCTGGATTTGACGAATTTGTCTACCAAACACGGCTGAGTGGTGAAAACGATTACTGTGTGAATTGTATGGATGGAGAGAAGTGCAATCAAGTTTGTGAAAACTGCACAAGCCTAAACGCAGAGGACATTATAAACCAAAATCCTACATACTCGTTTTCAATCCAGGCGGCTGTCTATGCCTACGCCTATGCACTCCATCAAGCGCTCAACTGCAGAAATGAAAGCTGTGATCCACCTCGAAACATCTTACCGTATGAG CTTCTGGATTACTTGAGAAAGTTGAGCTTCACGTTACAAAACCAACAAATTGAATTTGACCGGCATGGTGATCCACCAGCCAGTCTTGCAGTAGTTCTCTGGAGACCAAACAAAAATCCCCTTTTTGTAATGGCTGCTACATATGAATCACACCCAACTATTCAGTTTACCTTGAACAGTCGTGCTGTTCCCTGGTCTGCAAATGGCACA GTGCCTTATTCTAATTGTTCTATTCAGTGTGATAGTGGTTTTAAAAAAGTGCAAACTTCAGTACATAAGTGCTGTTTTCAGTGTGAGAAATGCGCAGCCCAGACATACATCAACACCTCag AGGATGCTTACACTTGTGCTCCATGTGAAGAGGGTTACTGGTCTGATGAAAAGAGCATAATCTGCAAAAAGCGCATTATCGTCTTCCTTGATCTCAAGGATCCTCTGTGCATGCTGTTCTTGGTATGTGCTGTGGCCTTCATTGCTATCTCCATTGGACTCATCATCCTTTTTGGCATCAACTACAACACTCCGGTGGTAAAGTCTGCCGGTGGTAATATGTGCTTCCTTATGTTGTTTTGTCTGGTTCTGGCCAACATTGGGGTCTTCTTTTACTTTGGAGTGCCAGACCCAGTGAATTGCGCTTTACGGAATgtctttttcatatttttctacACTATTTGCCTTTCTTGTATGGGTGTTCGTTCCTTTCAAATTGTTTGCGTATTCAAAATGGCTGCCCAGTTTCCAGATGTCTACCACTGGTGGATGAAGAACAATGGTCAGTGGCTTTGTATTAATGTCTACTCTTTCATACAGCTTATTGCTTGTGGAATATGGCTTCTAACTGGAAGGCCCAAACCCTACAATGACAGTACATCTTTTAAAGATCAGACTATTTTGACGTGTGATATGGGATCAATGGTTACATCCACCTTGGCTTGGTCTTGTCTCTGGTTTCTTAGTATAGTCTGCTTCTGTTTCTCCTACATGGGCAAAGATCTTCCAAAAAGCTACAATGAAGCAAAGTCTATCACGTTTAGCTTGCTTGTATTTTATCTGGGCTGGATTGCATATTTCACAGCATACATTGTGTTCAGAGGAGCTTACATTCAGCTTTTTAATGCAGTTGCACAGCTGTCAAGTTCATATGGAATTATTTTTAGCTTCTATATGCCAAGGGCCTACATCATTATTTTCCAACCCAAAAAGAACACTCAGGCATACTTTCAGTCATCAATCcagacatatacacagactATTAGCAGGATGTAG